CGGGCTCAGCGACCCGCGGCTGGTCGCCGTCGCCGTCGGTGTGGTCGCCGTCCTCGCGGCGGTCGGCTACGGCGGGCAGAGCGCCTTCGCCGTCTTCGTCCTCGGGGTCGTCCTGGCCCTCGCCGAGACCGGAGTACCGACGCCGGCCGTCCCCGCCGTCGACGCCATGTTCATGCTCCCGGAAATAACGCTGTCGGCACAGACGGCCGAGGCCGTCCTCGCCCAGATTGCGGTCACGGTGGGCAACGCCGCCCTCGCCACGTCGGTCCTGCTGGCCGACTACTTCGACCGGGACGTGTCGGCCGACCAGCTCTCGAACAGCATGGGGCTGATGAACCTGGCGGCGGTCCCGTTCGGCGCGTTCCCGATGTGTCACGGCAGCGGCGGCGTCGCCGGGAAGTACGCCTTCGGAGCCAGGACGGCCGGCGCGAACCTGATACTCGGCGCGGGCTACGTCCTGACCGCGTTCCTCGCCGTCGGTGTCGTCGCGGCCTACCCGACGGCCCTGCTCGGAGTCATCCTGGTGTTGATTGCCCTCCAGCTGGGCTGGACCGGCGTCTCCCGGACGGACGACCTGGCGGTCGTCGCGGCAATCGGCGGCCTCGGCGTGCTCGTCAACCTCGGCCTGGCGTTCGTTCTCGGCGTCGCCGTCCAGCAACTTCGCGCCCGCCTGTGACGGCCGACCGGCCCACAGACGCTTGTATCAGGAGGCCGAACCGTCGGGACAGATGCGCCCCGCAACGGAACTGGAGAACGTGCTCGGAGAGGGCGAATCGCTCACCATCGTCTGTCACAACAACCCCGACCCCGACTGCCTGGCCAGCGCGCTCGCGCTCGGCCGCATCGCCGCCGCCGTCGGCATCGACGAGCGGCGCATCCTCTACAGCGGCGAGATTTCCCACCAGCAGAACCGCTCGTTCGTCAATCTGCTGGAGATGGACGTCCAGGAGTTCGACGCGGCCGACGTGACCGACCGGGACCCCATGGACCTGCTCGCCTTCGTCGACCACTCTGTTCCCGGCTCGAACAACCGGGTCCCCGAGGGGGTCCCTGTCGACATCGTCATCGACCACCACCCGGCCGAGGACATCGACGCCCGGTTCGTCGACCACCGGGTGGAAATCGGGGCGACGGCGACGATACTGACCGAGTACCTCCGGGACCTCGACATCGAACTCGACGACCGCCTGGCGACGGCGTTGCTGTTTGCCATCCGCCGGGAGACGCTGGGGTTCCTGCGCGGCGTGACGCCCGACGAGTACGGGGCCGCCGGGTTCCTGACGGACGCGGCCGATTCGGACCTGTTGCGCCAGCTCTCCTCGCCGTCGGTCAGCGGCGCGACCGTCGACGCCATCGCGGACGCAATCGAGAACCGGACGGTCCGCGGGTCGGTACTGATATCACACGTCGGCCGGACGGGGGAGCGGGACGCGCTCCCGCAGGCGGCCGACTACCTGGCGACCCTGGAGGGCGTCGAGACGGCCATCGTCTTCGGCGTCGTCGAGGACACCATCCAGCTCAGCGCCCGGTCGACGGACGCGCGGGTCCACATCGGCGACGTTCTACACGACGCCCTGGGCGACGTCGGGAGCGCCGGCGGCCACCGCGAGATGGCCGGCGGCGAGGTGCCGCTTGGCATCTTCGCCGACTACACGAACGACGACGCGGTCTTCGTCGACATCGTCGAGCAAGTCATCTCGGCGCGGCTCTTCGCCGGGCTGAACCTCGCCGAGGAGGAGTGAGGCCGGTCAGGACAGCCGGAACGTCTCCAGGTTCTTCGGGTTGTGGGTCCGCATGTTGAACTTCTGGTACAGCGCCGAGGAGAGCTGGTTCGTCGAGGACTCGTCGCCGTGGACACAGAGAATCTTCTCCGGCCGCGGGTGCATCGTCTCGACGAACGACTCCAGGCCCTGCCGGTCGGCGTGGCCGGAGAAGCCGTCGACCGTCTCGACGGCGAGCCTGAGGCTCACCCGCTCGGCGCGTGGCCCGCTCGTGTCCCCGAGGGTAATCTCGTCCTGCCCGCGCTGAATCTGGCGACCGAGCGTCCCCTCGGCCTGGTAGCCGACGAAGGCCATCGTGTTGTCCGGGTCGCTGCCCAGCAGCCGGAGCCAGGACATCACGGGGCCGCCGGTGACCATCCCAGAGGTGGTCAGGATGATGGCCGGCTCGTCGTCGGCGATGTCCCGTCGCATCTCGTCGCCGCCGTCGACCTGCTCGAACTGCTCGGCGAGGAAGGGGTTCTCGTCCTCGTAGAGGATGCGCCGGCGGAGGTCGTCCCGGAGGTACTCCGGGTACGCCGTGTGGATGGCCGTCGCCTCCCGAATCATCCCGTCCAAGTACACTGGCATCGTCGGGATGTCGCCCTCCCGCATCGCCTCTTCGAGGACGAGCATGAGCTCCTGGGAGCGGCCGACGGCGAAGGCCGGAATCAGTATCTTGCCGCCCCGCTCGTGGGCTTCGTTGATGACGTCCCTGAGGACGCGCTCGGAGTCGGACTGGTCGGTCTGATAGTCGTTTTTCCCGCCGTAGGTGGATTCGAGGACGAGTGTCTCCACCCGCGGGAAGTCGTTGACAGCGCCGTCGAGCAGGCGGGTGTCCTTGTAGTGGATGTCCCCGGAGAAGGCGACGTTGTACCGCCCCTCGCCGATGTG
This genomic window from Haloarcula sp. DT43 contains:
- a CDS encoding putative sulfate/molybdate transporter, producing the protein MGVPFRDRTAVSLSWNELTGAVGDSATVLPVVVAVAVLTELSLPVMLVWFGVFQVVWGLYYGVPISVEPMKAFAALVVARTISTGELVVAGLLVAVVLLALGTSRSLGTVNRYVDDTVVRGVQLGVALVLLETGVGLGLSDPRLVAVAVGVVAVLAAVGYGGQSAFAVFVLGVVLALAETGVPTPAVPAVDAMFMLPEITLSAQTAEAVLAQIAVTVGNAALATSVLLADYFDRDVSADQLSNSMGLMNLAAVPFGAFPMCHGSGGVAGKYAFGARTAGANLILGAGYVLTAFLAVGVVAAYPTALLGVILVLIALQLGWTGVSRTDDLAVVAAIGGLGVLVNLGLAFVLGVAVQQLRARL
- a CDS encoding DHH family phosphoesterase — its product is MRPATELENVLGEGESLTIVCHNNPDPDCLASALALGRIAAAVGIDERRILYSGEISHQQNRSFVNLLEMDVQEFDAADVTDRDPMDLLAFVDHSVPGSNNRVPEGVPVDIVIDHHPAEDIDARFVDHRVEIGATATILTEYLRDLDIELDDRLATALLFAIRRETLGFLRGVTPDEYGAAGFLTDAADSDLLRQLSSPSVSGATVDAIADAIENRTVRGSVLISHVGRTGERDALPQAADYLATLEGVETAIVFGVVEDTIQLSARSTDARVHIGDVLHDALGDVGSAGGHREMAGGEVPLGIFADYTNDDAVFVDIVEQVISARLFAGLNLAEEE